The genomic region TATAAAATAGAAAAAGAAGATATTTTAGTAATATATGATGATTTAGATATGCCAGTAGGGAAACTACGTTTACGTACTAGTGGAAGTGCGGGTGGACATAATGGTATTAAGAGTATGATTAGTCATGTTGGGGGACAAGATTTTCAACGTATTCGTGTCGGGATTGATCGTCATCCATATATAAAGGTAGTAGACTATGTACTGGGTAAATTCACAAAAGATGAACAACCTTTCATAGAAGAAGGAGTAAAGCAAGCAGCAAAAGCAGTTGAAATGTTTTTAGAAAAAGATTTTGTAGCTGCCATGAATGCTTTTAATAAGGGGTAAAATGAGAAAGATTGTAGAACAATTACACAATAATAAAGCTTATCAAGCTTTATTAGAAGGAACAAATGATGTTGTTATTAACCATATTAATGAAGAAGCACTACTTATTGCAAGTGCTTTTTTAAGCTATCCAAAAGATACAGTAATTATTAAAGAAAACCAATATCAAGCTAATTTATTATATCAACAATTAGCTACTTTATTAGGAAATGATGTCCTATACTTTCCAGTAGATGAGTCTTATCGTGTTGAAGCATTAGCTGCTTCACCAGAACTTTTAACAGAAAGAATTGATACAATGTATCAATTAACTAATAACAAAGCTCACCTATTAATATGTCATGTTCATTCTTTGATTCGTTACGTACCAACAAAAGAAGTATTTTTACAACATATTTTAGAATATAAAATAGGGGATACGATTGATATTTTTGATATGCAACGAAAATTACATCAATTAGGTTATCGTCATGAAAATAAAGTATTGGAACAATTTACTTATAGTAAAAGAGGAGGGGTTATTGATATTTATACGATTTCTTCTTCTTATCCGGTTAGAATTGAATTCTTTGATGATGAAATAGAATCAATGAGATATTTTGATACAACAAATCAAAGAACTTTTGAAACAGTAAATCAAATAACCATTATTCCAGCAAGTGATATTTTATATCTAGAAGAACAAAAGGATATTGTTTGTGGAAAGATTCATGGTTTGTCTGTGGAACAAGAAGTAGATGATCAACATGTGGATGAATTTGAACAAATGATAGCTTTAGATAAAGAGAATATTCATAATCATGTTAATGATATTACTATTTATCCATATTTTGGATTATTTAAACAAACTACGTCTATTTTATCTTATTTAAATCAACCTAAAGTTATATTATCGAATCCTCATGCAATAGAACAATCTTATAAACATTATATGACGGAAAACTTCTATTATTTAAGTCAGTTAGAACAAATAGGTAAGGTTCTAAAAGGATTACCATTGTATTTAGATTATTATCCTTTACTACCAGATGATGTAACACATATTGAACAATATCATTCAAATGATAATCAAGTATTATTTTTAAGTCATAATTTAGAAGTAATGGATACTCCTAAAAGTATTATTGAAAATGTTAAGAAATATCTTGTAGATAATAAAATATTATTTTCTATGGAAAATCAACATCAAATACGTTTATTAATTGAATTATTAGAAGAACATCAGTTACCTTTTACTTTAATAAGTTTAAAAGATCAAATATTTGATGGTATCAATATATATATTGGTACCATGCATCAAGGGATAGAATTATTAGAGGAAAAGATTGTTGTTATTACTGCAAAAGAAATATTCCCAAAATCAAATATTCATCAACCTAAGTATATAAAGTATAAAGAAGCAAAAGTAATTAAAGATTATCAAGAACTACATTTAGATGATTATGTTGTCCATGATCATCATGGGATAGGTCAATTTTTAGGAATTAAGACAATGGAAGTACAAGGATGTAAGAAGGATTACTTATATTTAGGATATGCGAATAATGATACTTTATATATTCCTGTAGAGCAGTTTAAGCTGATTCGTAAATATTCTACTAGTGATGCAAAAACACCAAAGTTACATCAATTAGGTGGTGTGGAATGGGCAAAAACAAAACGACGTGTAAAAGCAAAGTTAGATGATATTACAGATACACTAATTGATATTTATGCTTCAAGAATGCAACAAATAGGTTTTGCCTGTCAAAGTGATTTTGCTATTCAAAAAGAATTTGAAGATGCTTTTAATTATCCTTTAACACCTGATCAAGAACGTTCTGTGATGGAAATTAAAGCGGATATGGAAAAAACACAACCAATGGATCGTTTGTTGTGTGGAGATGTTGGATTTGGTAAGACAGAGGTAGCTTTGCGTGCTGTTTTTAAAGCAATAGTAAATGATAAACAAGTAGCTTTTTTATGTCCTACCACTATTCTATCAATGCAACATTATAAAACAATGATACAACGATTTGATGGATTTCCAGTTTCTATTGCATTAATGAATCGTTTTACTTCTAGTAAACAAAAAAAAGAAATAATAGAAGGATTAAAAAATGGGACGATTGATATATTAGTAGGAACACATAGTATTTTATCCAAAGATATTGTTTTTAAAGATTTAGGATTTCTAGCAATTGATGAAGAACAACGTTTTGGAGTTAGCCAAAAAGAGAAAATCAAAGAATTTAGAAAAACAATTGATGTTCTATCGTTATCGGCAACGCCGATACCTCGAACATTACAAATGTCATTAATGAATATTCGTGGACTATCACAAATTGATACGCCACCAAAAGATCGAATGCCTGTACAAACTTATGTTGTTGAAAAAAATCAAACACTAATAAAACAGGTTATTGAAAGAGAGTTAGCTAGACAAGGTCAAGTTTTCTATTTATATAATCATACAAGTGAGATTCAAAATGTAGCTTATCGTTTAAGTTTGGAGTTACCAAATGCTAGAATAGCAATTGGTCATGG from Tannockella kyphosi harbors:
- the pth gene encoding aminoacyl-tRNA hydrolase, giving the protein MKLIIGLGNPGKEYENTRHNCGFMVIDELCKNWSCSTNLVKFKGEYCKIKYKGEDVILLKPTTYMNLSGESVQQFMKFYKIEKEDILVIYDDLDMPVGKLRLRTSGSAGGHNGIKSMISHVGGQDFQRIRVGIDRHPYIKVVDYVLGKFTKDEQPFIEEGVKQAAKAVEMFLEKDFVAAMNAFNKG
- the mfd gene encoding transcription-repair coupling factor — its product is MRKIVEQLHNNKAYQALLEGTNDVVINHINEEALLIASAFLSYPKDTVIIKENQYQANLLYQQLATLLGNDVLYFPVDESYRVEALAASPELLTERIDTMYQLTNNKAHLLICHVHSLIRYVPTKEVFLQHILEYKIGDTIDIFDMQRKLHQLGYRHENKVLEQFTYSKRGGVIDIYTISSSYPVRIEFFDDEIESMRYFDTTNQRTFETVNQITIIPASDILYLEEQKDIVCGKIHGLSVEQEVDDQHVDEFEQMIALDKENIHNHVNDITIYPYFGLFKQTTSILSYLNQPKVILSNPHAIEQSYKHYMTENFYYLSQLEQIGKVLKGLPLYLDYYPLLPDDVTHIEQYHSNDNQVLFLSHNLEVMDTPKSIIENVKKYLVDNKILFSMENQHQIRLLIELLEEHQLPFTLISLKDQIFDGINIYIGTMHQGIELLEEKIVVITAKEIFPKSNIHQPKYIKYKEAKVIKDYQELHLDDYVVHDHHGIGQFLGIKTMEVQGCKKDYLYLGYANNDTLYIPVEQFKLIRKYSTSDAKTPKLHQLGGVEWAKTKRRVKAKLDDITDTLIDIYASRMQQIGFACQSDFAIQKEFEDAFNYPLTPDQERSVMEIKADMEKTQPMDRLLCGDVGFGKTEVALRAVFKAIVNDKQVAFLCPTTILSMQHYKTMIQRFDGFPVSIALMNRFTSSKQKKEIIEGLKNGTIDILVGTHSILSKDIVFKDLGFLAIDEEQRFGVSQKEKIKEFRKTIDVLSLSATPIPRTLQMSLMNIRGLSQIDTPPKDRMPVQTYVVEKNQTLIKQVIERELARQGQVFYLYNHTSEIQNVAYRLSLELPNARIAIGHGKMHKDELENVMLQFTNREYDILVCTTIIETGIDIPNANTIIVDQANHFGLSQLYQIKGRVGRSNRSAYAYLLYDGHKQMTEEATKRLKAIKEFTQLGSGYKIAMRDLSIRGAGDLLGGQQAGFIDSVGFDIFMRILQETLDEKRQTKELKEKEIVPVAINVEGYIPSDYVSSDIEKLEIYQRLEQTKSLQQVMELEDEFDDYYGHLPEQLLTLLQKRKLDILSNNEAFEKIQEMKGEIEILFTKEFTSKVDGMDLFQKVLAQFPSTRFKTMSNTIKITFKKDENWLLKINQLLEELI